In Hemibagrus wyckioides isolate EC202008001 linkage group LG12, SWU_Hwy_1.0, whole genome shotgun sequence, the genomic stretch GAGCAAAATCACACCTGTTTTGTATGATGCATGTTTTCAGAGTTAGAAATATATGCTTCTCTTAACAGCACAAGAATCTCTGAGAGTGGAGATGCCATCAACCAATATGCTGTGGCTGTTAGTGGTCAAGTAACTCCTCTGACTCAGGACCTGCTGGCTAAGATGTCCCAGGAGGCAGAGCAGCTCAAGGCACGTTTGCAGCAGGATATCAGCTCTGTGAAGACCCAGCTGGAGCCATACATTGAGGAACTGACATCGGATATCCAGCAGCAGGTGGAGCAGTGGAAAAAGGACGTGGCTCCCTATACAGATGTTCAGCAAGCTGAGGTTGTAAGAGCTAGTCTGCTTCAGAAGAATAAGGAGCTGAAAATAAATCTGGAGAAGAGTATGAGCGATCTTCAGGCCAAGCTGGGACCCCAAGCAGAGGAGCTGGAGAAATATCTACAGGACTTCCAGAAGAACATGGCTCAGGTTGTTCAGAACAGTGAGAATGTGCCCCAGACATTGGATCCTTATGCCCAAGACCTGAAGACCCAACTCACTGCACTGTGGGAGTCATTCACCAAAAACATCCAGTAATCACACTTTGCCTGATGTTTTCATACTTATAAACTTGTAGTGGAGTAACAGAGAACGTTTAAATGGTGTTAAGGCTTGCTGATTCGAGcagttttttaattttgtgctttttgtaatttatgtttttatttgagCAATAaaatttcaggaaaaaaaaaacactactcctaactactGATTAAGAATATAAGACA encodes the following:
- the LOC131362838 gene encoding apolipoprotein A-IV-like, whose protein sequence is MKILLVITIAVFTGCQASVIWQDEAKPSIEMVKDAFWDYVSKATLTTEEILQKIKESETGQEVNTRISESGDAINQYAVAVSGQVTPLTQDLLAKMSQEAEQLKARLQQDISSVKTQLEPYIEELTSDIQQQVEQWKKDVAPYTDVQQAEVVRASLLQKNKELKINLEKSMSDLQAKLGPQAEELEKYLQDFQKNMAQVVQNSENVPQTLDPYAQDLKTQLTALWESFTKNIQ